The Rhodothermales bacterium genome window below encodes:
- a CDS encoding LapA family protein — MRTILAFALALITVLFGFENQTKINIQLGPYAIEGTVAVILISTFIIGILTGILATLPSSIRRRRLMRNS, encoded by the coding sequence ATGCGAACCATACTAGCCTTTGCGCTGGCCCTGATAACGGTTCTTTTCGGCTTTGAGAATCAGACCAAGATCAACATCCAGCTCGGTCCCTATGCGATAGAGGGCACCGTGGCGGTGATCCTGATCAGCACCTTTATCATCGGTATCCTGACCGGCATCCTCGCGACGCTGCCGAGCAGCATCCGCCGCCGCCGGCTCATGCGCAACTCCTGA